In the genome of Triticum aestivum cultivar Chinese Spring unplaced genomic scaffold, IWGSC CS RefSeq v2.1 scaffold85337, whole genome shotgun sequence, one region contains:
- the LOC123176698 gene encoding protein NRT1/ PTR FAMILY 8.4 — MEAAADEERPLLHLQPLLNQDVGSEYTSDGSVDINNQPALKHNTGNWRACYMILGVEFCECVAFFAIASNLVTYLTTVLHESKVAAARDVSAWVGACFLAPLIGAFLADTYLGRYCMMVVFLPVYTIGMLVLTVSASVPTSYYHGDVHHAVVVYLGLYLAGLGSAGIKPCASAFGADQFDSEDLTELEKKGSFFNWYYFLLNLGSLLSSTLLVWLQDNGWWGLSFAIPTVLMALGLAVFVGGSRVYRFRKLRASPFTSIC; from the exons GATGTAGGTTCAGAATACACCAGCGATGGATCTGTTGACATCAACAATCAGCCTGCTCTGAAGCACAACACAGGCAATTGGAGGGCGTGCTACATGATTTTAG GCGTCGAGTTTTGCGAATGCGTCGCCTTCTTTGCAATCGCGTCCAACTTGGTGACCTACCTCACCACGGTGCTCCACGAAAGCAAGGTCGCCGCCGCGCGGGATGTCTCTGCCTGGGTTGGCGCATGCTTCCTCGCGCCACTTATTGGGGCCTTCTTGGCTGACACATATCTGGGAAGATACTGTATGATGGTTGTTTTCCTTCCGGTCTACACCATT GGGATGCTCGTGCTCACGGTCTCAGCATCAGTCCCGACATCCTACTACCATGGTGATGTTCATCATGCTGTGGTGGTGTACCTAGGACTTTATCTTGCCGGGCTTGGGAGCGCTGGCATCAAACCCTGCGCGTCGGCCTTCGGCGCCGACCAGTTCGACAGCGAGGACCTGACAGAGCTGGAGAAGAAGGGCTCCTTCTTCAACTGGTACTACTTCCTGCTCAATCTCGGCTCCCTTCTGTCGAGCACACTGCTTGTTTGGCTGCAGGACAATGGTTGGTGGGGGCTCAGTTTCGCGATCCCAACGGTGCTCATGGCTTTGGGCCTAGCAGTGTTTGTTGGTGGCTCCAGAGTGTACAGGTTCAGGAAACTGAGAGCAAGCCCATTCACGAGCATCTGTTAG